The DNA window AATTGAATTATATATGAATTAGCTGAGTTTCTTGAATTATGATCCTCTACAATTGCCCTTAATGTTATATTCCTATATCCATTTGCATAAACGTTCCTCAAATTAGGGATAGCATTGAATCTTCGCATTTTACGCAACAACTGATTAAGTTTATTTCCGTCGGTAGCATCTGTGATGATTAAACCTTTATTAATGCCATTTTGCAAAGGAAAATTATTATTTATTAATGTATTTTCAAATCTTTGAATTATAGTTTTCCAAGAATCATCAAAAATATCTTTTTCCGACAACTTTCTTATTTCTTACAGAAATAATACTTATGTCCGTCCTACTATTCAACCATAATAGGCAGTGTTTTAAAATCATTAGTTTATTATTTCTACTTATATGCGTATAACTATTTTAGCTCTTTTACTTAAAAATTCACCAGCATGAATTTCTTCACTCATTTTTAAATTATAATTTGCTTTGAGTGATCTTCGAAAACTAATTAAATCTTCAATAAATTGTTGCCATGCAAACTCGTGAATAACTAAAGCAGATAAAACAAAATATTTTGATGGAGAATTAACTGTCCCGCAATCTCCGCTTTCATCAACATACATTAGATACATAATTATCAGAATTTGAATATTAACTTTAATGCTTCAAACTTAACAATTTGTGACTTGAAAGGGAATTCTAATTCATATATATTTTTGACTAATATTAACTCCGTCCAAAAAGGGCAATCCTTGGCACAAATGGGAATAGGCTATTGTAGTATTTCTTGACCATATCTCTTTCCCTCTTTCTGGGATTACTATCCCGGTTCCTTATGTTTTTGGCAATGGCCTCAAATTCTGCTTTAAGTGTTAAAATTTGTTTTTTCTTTGGCCCAAATTCTGATTTAAGACGTTGATATAAATCCGGAGCCCCAAAGTAAATTTTTGCAAGGGTTGATTCTCTTAGATATTGGCTGCCTACTTTCTGGTTTGAAATATCTATTCCGGTTATTCTGCATTTTCTTATTGAGGTATGTGCAAGGGCATCCATTATTAGGGGTGTATTTGCACTTTCTGGTCTAATTTGGCATTGGATGTTATTATGGTGTTCTTGCACCAATTCAAAACCAATGAATCATTAATTATCTTATGGACATTTTCGCTGTGTTCTTGCACTGTTTTAAGATATTTATTCAATTCATTATTGAACTTGTTCCGGTTTCTTTCCTTACATTCAATTTTTAGGTTGGTCCAATATGTCGGATTTCTCCAATCCTTCAATTGAAAATAGAGATCCTGAGTTAAATTTTCCTCCCGGATAGTCCAGTCATTTATTATAACACCACTCCAAAGGAATGAGAGCATCTCTAGAGTTTGTCCATTGTTTCCAGGTCTGGTTAAGTCGGCAAGAGTTGAAAATTCCCATGTCATTAAGTCGATGCATTTTGGTTGCCTTACATTCCAAACGGAATATATCCTCATCCCTTTGGTAGTGTTTACCCTTGTCATAGATTTTAAAAGTGTACCAATCACGGACAATACATTTAAATTCGCTGGGGTCTTTTGTGCTATGTATTTAAAGTGTTCTGGGGGATTGCCCTTGCCAGAATGGATCATTAGGTTATTTACAATCTGGGTGGCTGAAAAAAGAAAGTCATAAAGGTTAATTCCAAATTCCAAATGATGGATTTTAGTCCGTTTTGGATCAATTCCGAATCTTTGGCAAATGTCCTGTATTGCCTCAAGTAGGTCGGCAAAGTTGAAATTGTTATAATTATGTTTTCCATCATTAAAGTATATATGAATAGAGCCAGATAGATAAATTTTGCCCCCTTTATAAATGTCAAAAAGTAAGTTTTTATACCTTGCTATGTATTCGGCCTTAATTCTTTTGTCTGGAACAAATTCCCCGGTTTCGTTATTCAACATACCAGGTTTTGAGAATACCAATCCACATTGTTCTAAATGTTCAAGACCTAAATATGTTATGTTTAACTTGATAAAATCAATCATCCTTTCTGAATTAACTGACTTCTGAAATGCAAGGATAAAAATCTGGTTTGGTCTTTGTTGGTCCGGGGGCAAAAACCCATGAAATAATCCATTTCGTAGGTATTGGCTGCCTGGACCAGACAAAAGAATGACTTTTTTCTTCCATTACTTTTATGATCCCCGTATAATACATTTTCGGAGCCTATTAGTCACCTTAATCCTGTAAATAATGTCTTTTCCCCTTGGATCCCATGCCTCGCACATTACTGTTGCGCCTTGACGTTTAAATCGTTCAATTCTTGGATTTGATAAAATGAAGTATTTAATTTTTAGTACATCCAAATTATTTACCAGATCATAAGTTCCTGGACGGTCTGGATTTTCTTTGTATTTCTGGATTATTGGGGAAGGCTGTTTCAGAATTTCTTAAGATCTTCCATGCTTTGATTCAATTTTTAGTAATGAATCCAATACCTCATCATGGCGAAATCTTATCCGGTCCCCAATCCTGTGTTTTTTCAGGATTCCTTTTTTAGACCAGTCATGTATGGTAGTATGACTTATTTTTAAGAGCTCGGATACCTCCCTGGCTGTTAGCCATTCCTTTGAAGTGATCTGTTTTTTCTGGGAATCCTTTATAAGGGACTCTACCCTTTGGGCCACACTGTCCACAAATGATTGGAGCTGGTCCGGTGTTAAAACAATTACTTGTGCCATTGAATAATTTTAGCACAAAAGAAATTTGTTTTATCGTGGGGGGGAATTAGTGGGGGATTTCCCTATTTTATTAAACTAATTATTGTTTTATCCTTTTCTTAACATAATTTCCCTTCACGGTTATGTTGCACTTTTGAAAAATGTCTTGCATATTTTTAATAGCATTTTTGGTATAGGGACTATTTTTAGCCTTCGTTCCTATATCCATTGCAGGAAAATATCTTCCAACTGAATCAGGATTAGGGTGTTTAATAATATATGCTATAAGTTTCTCAAGATCTACATCAGTTCCATTATTTTCCTTGATTCTTTCCCTTTAACAAATCAAAGATGCCTAATTCTTTCAGTACCAATAATGATGTGGGAATTGAACTATTTATATCTGTCAATACTACCGGTAATTCGAACTCATCATCAGATTTTAGCTGAGTGATTTTTATTAATTTTTCAAGGAATGGAATTTTTTCAGATGGTAATAAATTACCTGGGTATTGAATTAAATCCAGGCAAGATTCGAATAGTAACAGATTGGCTAATTCATCATTTAAATAATTGATTTTGTCTAATTTAGTTCGAAGTGTGTTTAACTTTTTTATACAATCTTGCCTCCATTCAAAAATTTCATAAACGTGTTTAACCTCATCTTCTATTTTCTTCAAAAGAGCCAAATCTTCTGTTCTCCAAGGAACTTTTGTAATTTTAAGATACCAAGTTATAAATTCTGCCTTATCATGCCATCCTAATTTTTTGAAAAATTCCATTTCAATTAAATCACTAAATGGAACATTTTCAAATTTTACCGTTACCCATCGTTTAGCCATTTTCGTTAGTGTCAGAGTTTGTAAAAAGATTACCAGACACTTTGACCAAAAGCAGAGTAATTTTTCCTGGAAAATGTTTGTCTATGTGTTATGGGTGTGGCTCCATTTCTAATATATTCAGCAACATTT is part of the Saprospiraceae bacterium genome and encodes:
- a CDS encoding helix-turn-helix domain-containing protein, which codes for MAQVIVLTPDQLQSFVDSVAQRVESLIKDSQKKQITSKEWLTAREVSELLKISHTTIHDWSKKGILKKHRIGDRIRFRHDEVLDSLLKIESKHGRS
- a CDS encoding DUF3800 domain-containing protein, producing MYVDESGDCGTVNSPSKYFVLSALVIHEFAWQQFIEDLISFRRSLKANYNLKMSEEIHAGEFLSKRAKIVIRI